The Imtechella halotolerans DNA window GAATGGTGGGATTTCTAATAGGTCGCAGTTTGAGTCTGGAGATCCAGAGTTTACAAATCGAGCCAGAATGGATGTTTATTTTCAAGATGCAGAAAACATGCTTAGGGGAATACGATACTTTGTAGACCAGGAGTATAATTTGTTACGTTCGAAAGATTCTGTGCGTAATACTGCTTTGCGATTTGGGCATCGATTTGTTTATGAAACCAAATACTTTGATTTTAAACAACAATCAGCCAACGAGTATTTTGGTGAAGCTTACACCCCTCAAATATCGGATAGGGCAAGGTTGCAAACAATGAATAATAAATTTTACATAGATGCAGAGCTTCCGTATTTGGGAAAAACAACGATAAATGCTTCTGCTAATTATTATAACTACTATTTTAATACAATTAGAATTGATCAGCAGGGGGTGATTCCAAATGGATTAAGGGATACAGAATTGTCACTTGGTGCTCAATGGAATAAAAAAATTGGAAATTTATCTATCCAAGCCCAAGCCAATCAGGCTATAATTGGTAGTATGGGGGGCACTCAATTTTTCGGAAATTTGCTTTATAGGATTAATGATAGAAATAGGTTCATAGCAGGTGTTCATGCTACCTCTCAAATGCCTAATTTTAATTTCTTGTTATACCATAGCGATTATAAAGCATATAATTGGTATAATCGAAATCAGTTTAATAAAGAGAATAGGCAAGGGTTTCAGGCAGAATTAAAGTCTGAAGATATTTTTAATGCTTCAATGGAGCTTACGAATATTAATAACTATACTTATTTTGGAGTTCAACCAGTTATTGATGATGAAAGTGTGCAGGTGGCACCTGGACAGTATTCGAAAAGTATTCAATATCTCAAGCTTAAAATTAATCGTGAGTTTAAGCTCGGTAAATTTGCACTTGATAATACTATAATGTATCAGAAGGTTGGACAGGAGGATCCAATTCTTAATGTTCCGGAATTTGTAACACGTAATACGTTATACTTTACCGATTATTTGTTTAAAAAAGCTATGTACCTTCAAACCGGGGTTACCTTGAATTACTTTACTGAGTTTTATGCGAATTCATATAATCCATTACTGGGGGAATTTTCTGTTCAGAATTCAGAAAAAATCGGAAATTATCCAAGATTAGATTTCTTCATAAATGCTAGAGTGAGACAAACTCGTATATATCTTAAAGCCGAACACTTCAATAGTTCTTATACAGGGTATAATTATTATACAGCCCCAAATTATCCCTATCGTGATTTTATGGTCCGATTTGGGGTGGTGTGGAATTTCTTTTCGTAAATAAATAGGAGTTGACATCACTATATATATAAATAGAATAGTTAATACATAGAAGCCACTTTTCATAGTTGAAAGTGGCTTTTTTAATTACAATAATTTAAATACAGTATATACTTTTTAGCTGAACTCATAGGAATTGAATTTAATTTTATACGTAAGTACTTTGTATTCAACTGTTATGGTTTTCGGGTTAAATTATTTTGAATAAATAGTTGTCAAAATGAAAAAAACCTTTCTATATTTGCACCCGCTTTCGAGAGGGAGAGAAGTTCATAGACAGTTTAATTTTTACAGCTTTTAAGGG harbors:
- a CDS encoding putative porin; its protein translation is MKKVIFLVLFFIVGFIHAQKETRSGEGLKDTLLFGSKRGVDFQEEKITVTDYKIISIDRDTTYLDTSLTIQKEYRYNYLRKDNFELLPFSNLGQTYNALAYTFRNENSMPLMGARSKHYNYMSVNDISYYHVPTPTTDLFFKTAMEQGQLLDAFVTLNTSRQLNFSIAYKGLRSLGKYQHILSSTGNFRFTANYLSKNNKYNLRLHFVGQDILNQENGGISNRSQFESGDPEFTNRARMDVYFQDAENMLRGIRYFVDQEYNLLRSKDSVRNTALRFGHRFVYETKYFDFKQQSANEYFGEAYTPQISDRARLQTMNNKFYIDAELPYLGKTTINASANYYNYYFNTIRIDQQGVIPNGLRDTELSLGAQWNKKIGNLSIQAQANQAIIGSMGGTQFFGNLLYRINDRNRFIAGVHATSQMPNFNFLLYHSDYKAYNWYNRNQFNKENRQGFQAELKSEDIFNASMELTNINNYTYFGVQPVIDDESVQVAPGQYSKSIQYLKLKINREFKLGKFALDNTIMYQKVGQEDPILNVPEFVTRNTLYFTDYLFKKAMYLQTGVTLNYFTEFYANSYNPLLGEFSVQNSEKIGNYPRLDFFINARVRQTRIYLKAEHFNSSYTGYNYYTAPNYPYRDFMVRFGVVWNFFS